Below is a window of Frigoribacterium sp. SL97 DNA.
TGCACCTATCGTCGACTTCATGTCCGCCCGAGAGACCTCCCGAAGCACCCTCACCGATGCCGCCTCGATGCGCGTGCTCGCCCACCCGACCCGGTTGCGCCTCCTCGGTCTGCTGCGCGAACGCGGCGCGCAGACGGCCGCCCAGCTCGGCGACGCCGTCGACGAGGCCCCGGGGACGATCAGCTACCACCTCTCGAAACTCGCCTCGATCGACCTGATCGAGGCGGCCGAGCCGCAGACCACCGACCGGCGCGAGCGCTGGTGGCAGGCCACCGCGCAGCTCACCAGTTGGGAGCCCGCCGAGTTGCTCGACGACCCCGACCGCCTCGTCGCCTCGTCCGCGCTGCAGAAGTCGATCGGCCAGGCCTACGCCGCCCGCTTCGGCGAGTACGTCGACGCGATGCCCACCCTGCCTCGCGAGTGGATCGCGGCCGGGGCGAGCGGCGACCGCAGCCTGCGCCTCACCACGACCGAGCTCGCCGCCCTGCGCCGCGACCTCGAGGGCGTCGTCGACCGCTGGCTCGACGTCAGCGCCGCCCACGACCCGGCGGCCGACGACGGCGCCGCGCCGGTCGTGCTCGTCTACCAGGCCTACCGCCGCCCCTGAGGCGCGTCGTGAGCGAGAGCACGCCGGCCGAGGAGGCGCTGGGCACCGACAGCGCCACTCGCGGCGGTCGTCCGGCCCGGCCCCGCGGCGGGCGCACGGGTCACACCGTCCACACCGGGCGCACCGACCGGGTAGCCCTGTCGTCCCTCGTCGCGGCCCACGCGATCTCACAGACCGGCAACGTCGTCACGGCCTTCGCCGTGCCCTTCTACGTCCTGGGTCTCGGCGGGTCGGGGGCCGAGGTCGGGCTCGCGGCGGCGTTCGCGACGGCCCCGGTGATCATCGGCGGCCCGCTCGGGGGCGTCGTCGTCGACCGGGTCGGGCACCGGCGGGCCGCGATCGTCGCCGACCTCGTGAGTGGCGCCTCCGTCCTCGCGATGCCCGTGCTCGCGCTCACCGTCGGGCTGCCGTTCTGGGCCCTGCTCGCGCTCGTCTTCGTCGGCGGCCTGCTCGACAGCCCCGGACAGACGGCGCGCCGGGTGATGCTGCCCGCGCTGACCGAGCGGGCCGGAGTCCGCATCGAACGCAGCGTGGGGCTCCTCGACGGGTCCGAGCGCTTCGCCAAGCTGATCGGGGCGTCGATCGCCGGGCTCCTCGTCGCCGCCGTCGGACCGGTCGCGTCCCTGTTCGTCAACGCCGCCACCTTCGCCGTCTCGGCGGCCCTGACCGGGGCACTCGTCCCGGTGTCGGGTCCGGCACGGACCGGATCACCGAATCCGAGAGACGACCACCCGACCGACGCCACCGACGCGACCGAGCCGACCCGCGCCTCCTACCGGTCCGACCTCGTCGAGGGCGCCCGCTTCGTCGTCCGCGACCCGCTGATGCGGCTGATCGTCGCGCTCGTGCTGGTCACGAACCTGCTCGACGCCGCACGCGGGTCGACCCTGCTGCCCCTCTACGCGAACGACCGACTCGGAGGCGCGGCCGCCCTGGGACTACTCGTCGCCACCATGGGCGGGTGCGCCCTCGCCGGCAACGTCGCCTTCGGTTTCGTCGCCCACCGGGTGCCGCGCCGCCTCAC
It encodes the following:
- a CDS encoding helix-turn-helix domain-containing protein, which translates into the protein MSARETSRSTLTDAASMRVLAHPTRLRLLGLLRERGAQTAAQLGDAVDEAPGTISYHLSKLASIDLIEAAEPQTTDRRERWWQATAQLTSWEPAELLDDPDRLVASSALQKSIGQAYAARFGEYVDAMPTLPREWIAAGASGDRSLRLTTTELAALRRDLEGVVDRWLDVSAAHDPAADDGAAPVVLVYQAYRRP
- a CDS encoding MFS transporter — protein: MSESTPAEEALGTDSATRGGRPARPRGGRTGHTVHTGRTDRVALSSLVAAHAISQTGNVVTAFAVPFYVLGLGGSGAEVGLAAAFATAPVIIGGPLGGVVVDRVGHRRAAIVADLVSGASVLAMPVLALTVGLPFWALLALVFVGGLLDSPGQTARRVMLPALTERAGVRIERSVGLLDGSERFAKLIGASIAGLLVAAVGPVASLFVNAATFAVSAALTGALVPVSGPARTGSPNPRDDHPTDATDATEPTRASYRSDLVEGARFVVRDPLMRLIVALVLVTNLLDAARGSTLLPLYANDRLGGAAALGLLVATMGGCALAGNVAFGFVAHRVPRRLTFVACFTLAGGPSSLAFALGAPLPVLVAATALSGLAAGALNPILGTVQLERTPEHLRGRVFGLVTAGAWAGIPAGALLGGVAADTIGLTVAFGIVAVVYTTVTLAPLTGGHWRLMERRGPTGGRPPAPSL